The DNA region GAAAGTGAAGGGTGTGGAGTTGGTCCCTGTCCTTGACGCCACCTCCCCATAGGGCCAGTATTCCCAGGTGTCGGTCTTGTTCTGGGAGTTATCGAGCAGAGCTGCCGTTGAGCCAAGAGGATCAGGCATATAGGCTCTCTCCGTACCTCCACGGTTCTCGTGGGTGATCATCCCACAGAAGTTGCTATAAACGACCGACATTGCCATATTAACTACACTTCCTGCTCAGACGCTTCAACAATGCACACCAATGGTGCTTACCCTGCAGTTAGCTTGATGTGAATAAGGATCGCTCCGCAGATCACAAGAAAGGTAAGAATGAATAGCATTAATGGTAATAGTGTTTCGTAACTCCTCAGTCGACAACGCCAAGCTAAGTGTAGTTGCATTCCGGCAGCTAGAAATAGCAGTAGTATCCAAGAAGTGGGCAAGTGTTTGCCTCCGAACCATAGGACTGCGAGAGTAACTCCAGTGCCACACAGAAGCACATTCAGCAAGAGTTGACGATGAACAATGTGAGGCAAATAGACTCTCTCCGATGGCATTACAATGGCACATCAAGTCTCTTGCTGAAAGGTCCATAGCCATCACAGCACTTGAAGACGAATACTTGATGCCCAAACCCGTCAGGGTTGGGGTAGTAAATGGAAGACTCCTCGAAACACATACATGTACCGCTCTGGTTTAGGCATTGAATAGGACCCTCGACTTGAAGTGAGTGTTTTCGGTTTGACCAATCTTTCACTTGATCAAGGTACATGGAAAGGGAGCTCGCTAGGCAGCTGCCGAGACCTACAACCGCTCCGCCTGTACCTACAGCGGCTGAGCCTCCTATCGCTCCCCATACGCCCAACGCTCCTCCTATCAGTGTGATACCCATCGAGACATCACCCAAACCAAAGCCGCCGCCGTCATCTATAGGCAAGCCGCGGCGCTTCAGGAAGTCAATGATGTTGTTTGCTCCGCATATGTAGTATCGATCACACTCTACTGAGCCGCCAAATCCCATGCATTCGCAATGCCTTCTCTTTCCGCCGGGAATCCCATGTACGCCAGCCGGTTCGCACCCCTTGCATTCTGGCGGACACTTGCCGTCATGGAGGAGTCCAGTTGGATCAGCATAGCTATTGGGCTGATTGGACACGTAACCGTAGGCACTTACCTCCGGCCAAAACAGATCAACATTTAGCCAGCCGGGCCAGCCACCCTTCGGGTGGGTTTCCAAGGCATCGTAGACCCCGGGTGCCTGCCCCGATCATCGGGGCTGCAAGAAGAACCTCCTCGTGAACGAAGCAATTGGGTTGCTCCATCTCCTTTTATTAATCTTACACCAACCTACTCCAGCTCGCTCCTGCCTTCTCGTTCTATTCTGTCGACATAGGCTCAGAAGCAAGTGGAAACTCCAATTCCAGCCCCGATGATCGGGGCAGCCACCCGAAGCTACCTTTCCTCTGATTGCCCACCCGAAGGGTGGCTAGCCGGGCTTTACGAACACACCTCCCCCAGCAGTCGCAAGTAGGTCTGGTAGCGTTCGCCAGACCCAGCACCGGACGCCAGTGCCGCCTTCACGCCGCAGCCGGGCTCGTGGTGGTGGGTGCAGTCGCGGAACTTGCACCGATACGCCTCGAACTCGGGGAAGCAGATGAGCAGTTCGGCCAGGCTCATCTTGCCGAGCCCAAAACTGCGGATGCCGGGCGTATCGATGAGTCGCGTGCCGCCACCGACCTCGAAGAGCGAGGACGTCGACGTGGTGTGCGCTCCTCGGCCGTAGCCGGACATCAGGTCGCCCACCTTCGCCTTCAGGTCGGGGAACAGAGCATTCACGAGCGAGGACTTGCCGACGCCGCTGTGCCCGACGAACGCGCAGGTCCTTCCCGCCAGGGCCCCGCGCAGGGCGTCCAGACCCTCGCCCGATTGGGTCGAGCAGGCGTAGATGGGCACATCGAGCGCCGCATAGGGAACCGCTTTCTCCAGTTCGCTCTCCAACTCCTCGCCGCTGAGCAGATCGACCTTGTTGACGATCAGGAGCGGATCGGCGCCGCCGTGCTGAATGGCGATGAGATAGCGGTCGATGAGCCTGGGATGCAGCGGCGGGGAGGCCACCGACACTACGATGCACACCGTGTCCACGTTCGCGACGATCACCCGCTCTAGGTGGGGGTTGGCGACGTCGGGCCGTGCGAGCTTGGTGCGGCGGGGTTCCAACCCAACGACCTTGAGGTTCCCGCCGAAGTCGGCGATGTGGGCGAGGTCGCCGACCGCTAGGCGGTGGCCGTTGAGGTCGGCGGAGAGGGGAAGGGGTTTGGGGTTGAGGGTCTGGGGTAGAGGGTCTGGGAATGCCTGAAAAGTGGCGGTCTTGGGACCGACCCAGATGACCAGGCCAGTGACCGTTGGCAAAGCCGCGTTGGTGGGTGCATGGACAATCTCGACGAGGATGTCGCCGAGCGAGGTCCGACGCCCGCCCTTTGCCACGGCGAGCTTGCGAATCTTGGAGGCCTCCTTGAGTAGCTTGAGGCGCTCGTTGCCGTCGAGATGGCCCAGTTGGGCCGTGTGATAGGGTTGCTTCTTTCGCTTCAATGTGGTGTTCCGGTGGCGGGTCAGGGCGCAGACGCGCGAGGGAAGGGGGCCCCCGGAAAGGGTGATCGACGTAGCACAGGCTTCCAGCCTGTGCCGCTTCACCTAAGAATTGGATTCAGCGGGCTACGCGGCAGCTGAACCGGAGGCGACGATATGGGCGGTCAAGGTGTTTCTCATATTCAATAGCCTCCAGTTGAAATTCGGACTCACATCCGTGCGGTCATTATAGCGCACCTTTCGGCGGTAACCTGGGCCCAAATGCTTTTGACTGCATTCACTCTCGCTATGGCCATACAGCAAACCCAGCAGCTTCAGCCCGTGACGCCTGTTCCCCACAAACGCCAATTGGCTTGGCAGGGGTTGGAGACCTACGCCTTCTGTCACTTTGGGCCCAACACCTTTACCGACATGGAATGGGGCGAGGGCAAAGAGGATCCCAACCTCTTCAACCCGACGGACCTGGACTGCAACCAGTGGTGCAAGACCTTCAAAGACGCGGGCATGAAGCAGGTGA from Armatimonadota bacterium includes:
- the rsgA gene encoding ribosome small subunit-dependent GTPase A, giving the protein MKRHRLEACATSITLSGGPLPSRVCALTRHRNTTLKRKKQPYHTAQLGHLDGNERLKLLKEASKIRKLAVAKGGRRTSLGDILVEIVHAPTNAALPTVTGLVIWVGPKTATFQAFPDPLPQTLNPKPLPLSADLNGHRLAVGDLAHIADFGGNLKVVGLEPRRTKLARPDVANPHLERVIVANVDTVCIVVSVASPPLHPRLIDRYLIAIQHGGADPLLIVNKVDLLSGEELESELEKAVPYAALDVPIYACSTQSGEGLDALRGALAGRTCAFVGHSGVGKSSLVNALFPDLKAKVGDLMSGYGRGAHTTSTSSLFEVGGGTRLIDTPGIRSFGLGKMSLAELLICFPEFEAYRCKFRDCTHHHEPGCGVKAALASGAGSGERYQTYLRLLGEVCS